In Candidatus Methylomirabilota bacterium, a genomic segment contains:
- a CDS encoding acetolactate synthase large subunit: MKAADVIARCLENEGVRYVFGVPGEEILDIIDSLVDSRIQFVPTRHEQGAAFMADAWGRLTGRAGVCLATLGPGATNLATGIADANLDRAPLVAITGQAGRDRVHKESHQYVDIVESMRPLTKWNTRLETAAVAPEVIRKAFKLAESEKPGACHIEVPEDVADETAEGHPLSTERARRPSPDRAALQAAAQLIEDASFPLIFAGNGVVRGRAAGALRAFSRRHGIPVVNTFMAKGCLPYDDPLCLFTAGLQARDYVSCGFEKADLILSIGYDPVEYAPRFWNPERKKTIVHVDFTPAEVDSYYQPAVEVVADVRETLELLGDLVKGQKDPAPFAVLRRFILEQIEEGAGDDTFPIKPQRILRDLRSVMARDDVLISDVGTHKLWVARTFPAYEANTVLISNGYAAMGFALPAAIAARLAQPDQRVIAVCGDGGFLMNVQELETAQRLGVALVCVIFRDGGYNLIEWKQQNQKGRTAGVRFGNPDFVTLARAFGAKGITVGAPRDLVPALREAMAHPGVAIVDVPVDYGENARLTARLGQLVCPI, from the coding sequence ATGAAGGCGGCGGACGTGATCGCGCGGTGTCTGGAGAACGAGGGGGTCCGCTACGTGTTCGGCGTGCCCGGCGAAGAGATCCTCGACATCATCGATTCGCTGGTGGACTCCCGCATCCAGTTCGTGCCCACCCGCCACGAGCAGGGCGCCGCGTTCATGGCGGACGCGTGGGGGCGGCTCACCGGCCGGGCCGGCGTGTGTCTCGCGACGCTCGGGCCGGGCGCCACCAATCTCGCCACCGGCATCGCCGACGCCAATCTCGACCGCGCGCCGCTGGTGGCCATCACCGGCCAGGCCGGCCGCGACCGCGTGCACAAGGAGTCGCATCAGTACGTGGACATCGTGGAGTCCATGCGCCCGCTCACTAAGTGGAACACGCGCCTCGAGACGGCCGCGGTGGCGCCCGAGGTGATCCGCAAGGCCTTCAAGCTCGCGGAGTCGGAGAAGCCCGGCGCCTGCCACATCGAGGTGCCGGAAGACGTGGCGGACGAGACCGCGGAGGGCCACCCCTTGTCCACCGAGCGGGCCCGCCGGCCCTCGCCCGACCGCGCCGCTCTCCAGGCGGCGGCCCAGCTCATCGAGGACGCGTCGTTCCCCCTCATCTTCGCGGGCAACGGGGTCGTCCGCGGCCGCGCCGCCGGAGCGCTACGCGCGTTCTCCCGTCGCCACGGCATCCCGGTGGTCAACACGTTCATGGCCAAAGGGTGTCTGCCCTACGACGACCCGCTCTGCCTCTTCACCGCCGGCCTCCAGGCCCGCGACTACGTCTCGTGCGGGTTCGAGAAGGCCGACCTCATCCTCTCGATCGGTTACGACCCGGTGGAATACGCACCGCGCTTCTGGAATCCCGAGCGGAAGAAGACCATCGTCCACGTGGACTTCACGCCCGCCGAGGTGGACAGCTACTACCAGCCCGCGGTGGAGGTGGTGGCGGACGTGCGCGAGACCCTGGAGCTCCTCGGCGACCTCGTGAAGGGACAGAAGGACCCCGCGCCCTTCGCGGTGCTCCGGCGCTTCATCCTGGAGCAGATCGAGGAGGGCGCGGGTGACGACACGTTCCCCATCAAGCCCCAGCGCATCCTGCGGGATCTCCGCAGCGTGATGGCCCGCGACGACGTCCTGATCTCGGACGTGGGGACGCACAAGCTCTGGGTGGCGCGCACCTTCCCGGCCTACGAGGCCAACACCGTGCTGATCTCGAATGGCTACGCCGCGATGGGCTTCGCGCTGCCCGCCGCCATCGCGGCCCGTCTCGCCCAACCCGATCAACGGGTCATCGCGGTGTGCGGCGACGGCGGCTTCCTCATGAACGTCCAGGAGCTGGAGACGGCGCAGCGCCTCGGCGTCGCCCTCGTCTGCGTGATCTTCCGCGACGGCGGCTACAACTTGATCGAGTGGAAGCAGCAGAACCAGAAGGGCCGGACGGCCGGCGTGCGCTTCGGCAATCCCGACTTCGTGACTCTGGCGCGCGCCTTCGGCGCCAAGGGCATCACGGTGGGCGCCCCGCGCGACCTCGTTCCCGCGCTGCGGGAGGCGATGGCGCACCCGGGTGTCGCCATCGTGGACGTGCCGGTCGACTATGGCGAGAACGCGCGGCTCACCGCGCGACTCGGCCAGCTCGTCTGCCCTATCTAG
- a CDS encoding FAD-dependent oxidoreductase → MPRERIVIIGASLAGATAAAGLREGGFEGDITLVGAEARPPYNRPPLSKGYLRGQEKFEDQLVKPADYYSGARIDLRLGARVTSVDPTRKHVSLEGGERLPYDKLLVTTGSRNRTLEAPGADLAGILQLRTVEDSDRIRSAAQRGRRAVLVGFGFIGCEVAASLRQMGVEVAAIDGHPVPLGRALGPEVGEVLGEIHRDKGVELVLDDGVAAFEGMGRVERVRTKKGRVLECDFVVAGIGIVPNVELLVSAGAGVDNGILVDEHCHTSLPDVWAAGDVANHMHPLFGRLRVEHWNHADRHGRAAARSLLGDDTPYDYVHSFWSDQYEHVIEYVGFARSWDRVVFRGRREERKLLAFYVKDGVLLAAAGIDRGGDPEDPQSDSELKIAVDLIRDRVPVDAGQLADESVGLRTLATARPTSRSDA, encoded by the coding sequence ATGCCACGCGAGCGCATCGTCATCATCGGCGCGTCTCTGGCCGGGGCCACCGCCGCCGCCGGCCTGCGCGAAGGCGGCTTCGAGGGCGACATCACCCTGGTGGGCGCGGAGGCGCGGCCGCCATACAACCGTCCGCCGCTGTCCAAGGGCTATCTGCGCGGCCAGGAGAAGTTCGAGGACCAGCTCGTCAAGCCCGCCGACTACTACTCGGGCGCGCGCATCGATTTGCGCCTGGGGGCGCGGGTCACCAGCGTCGATCCGACGCGCAAGCACGTGTCGCTCGAGGGCGGCGAGCGGCTCCCGTACGACAAGCTGCTCGTGACGACGGGTAGCCGCAACCGCACGCTCGAGGCGCCGGGCGCCGACCTCGCCGGCATCCTGCAGCTCCGCACCGTGGAAGACTCGGACCGTATCCGCTCCGCCGCCCAGCGGGGGCGGCGGGCGGTGCTGGTGGGCTTCGGCTTCATCGGCTGCGAGGTTGCGGCGTCTTTGAGACAAATGGGCGTGGAAGTGGCCGCCATCGATGGCCACCCCGTGCCGCTCGGCCGCGCCCTCGGCCCCGAAGTGGGCGAGGTGCTGGGCGAGATCCATCGCGACAAGGGCGTGGAGCTGGTGCTGGACGACGGCGTGGCCGCGTTCGAGGGCATGGGACGCGTGGAGCGCGTGCGCACGAAGAAAGGCCGCGTGCTGGAGTGCGACTTCGTCGTCGCGGGCATCGGCATCGTGCCCAACGTGGAGCTGCTCGTCTCCGCCGGCGCCGGCGTAGACAACGGGATTCTCGTGGACGAGCATTGCCACACCTCGCTGCCCGACGTGTGGGCGGCGGGCGACGTGGCCAATCACATGCACCCGCTCTTCGGGCGGCTGCGTGTCGAGCACTGGAATCACGCGGACCGCCACGGCCGCGCGGCGGCCCGCTCGCTGCTGGGCGACGACACGCCCTACGACTACGTCCACTCGTTCTGGTCGGATCAGTACGAGCACGTGATCGAGTACGTGGGCTTCGCGCGCAGCTGGGATCGCGTCGTCTTCCGCGGTCGCCGCGAGGAGCGGAAGCTGCTGGCCTTCTACGTGAAGGACGGCGTCCTCCTCGCCGCCGCCGGCATCGATCGCGGCGGAGACCCCGAGGATCCCCAGTCGGACAGCGAGCTGAAGATCGCGGTGGATCTGATCCGCGACCGTGTGCCCGTGGACGCTGGACAGCTTGCTGACGAGAGCGTGGGGCTCCGGACCCTCGCCACCGCCCGTCCCACCTCCCGGTCCGACGCGTGA
- a CDS encoding LLM class flavin-dependent oxidoreductase, which produces MPHRGLKFGIFLAPFHRVGENPTLSMDRDMELIEWMDHLGYDEVWVGEHHSAGWETIASPEVFIAAAAQRTRHIMLGSGVTSLPYHHPLMVANRFVQLDHMTRGRTMLGCGPGALPSDAYMMGIEPVTQRPRMDEALDAIMRLLRCEEPVTMKTDWFELREARLHLAPYTDPHFPIAVASTITPFGVMSAAKHGLGVLSIGAGLPGGPEALAGQWKIGEETAAKHGQTMDRKKWRVVVNTHVSDDDEGALRDVSKGERRETVTYFEETLGRPPGRSDDPLREGVKMGTTLVGSPDTVVRGIQRLQEYSGGGFGGVLFRAHEWANREQTLRSYELFARYVMPRFQGSLAAVEDSNAWARSNRKSIFGPNVEAVRRAFTDAGREIPAEYRERTVGARDLPEDKDGE; this is translated from the coding sequence ATGCCCCATCGCGGCCTCAAGTTCGGCATCTTCCTCGCGCCCTTCCACCGGGTCGGCGAGAACCCCACGCTCTCGATGGACCGCGACATGGAGCTCATCGAGTGGATGGATCACCTGGGTTACGACGAGGTGTGGGTGGGCGAGCATCACTCCGCGGGCTGGGAGACGATCGCCTCCCCCGAGGTCTTCATCGCCGCCGCCGCCCAGCGCACCCGCCACATCATGCTCGGCTCCGGCGTGACGAGCCTGCCGTATCACCATCCACTGATGGTCGCCAACCGCTTCGTGCAGCTCGATCACATGACACGCGGACGGACCATGCTCGGCTGCGGTCCCGGCGCCCTACCCTCCGACGCCTACATGATGGGCATCGAGCCCGTCACCCAGCGCCCGCGGATGGACGAGGCCCTCGACGCAATCATGCGCCTCCTGCGCTGCGAGGAGCCCGTCACGATGAAGACGGACTGGTTCGAGCTGCGCGAGGCGCGCCTGCATCTCGCGCCCTACACCGACCCGCACTTCCCCATCGCGGTCGCCAGCACCATCACGCCCTTCGGGGTCATGTCGGCGGCCAAGCACGGCCTCGGCGTGCTCTCCATCGGCGCGGGACTGCCGGGCGGCCCGGAGGCCCTCGCCGGCCAATGGAAGATCGGCGAGGAGACCGCGGCCAAACACGGCCAGACCATGGATCGGAAGAAGTGGCGCGTGGTCGTGAACACGCACGTCTCCGACGATGACGAGGGAGCGCTGCGCGACGTGTCGAAGGGCGAGCGCCGCGAGACCGTCACCTACTTCGAGGAGACGCTGGGCCGCCCCCCCGGCCGCTCCGACGATCCGCTGCGCGAGGGCGTGAAGATGGGCACCACGCTGGTGGGCTCGCCGGACACGGTGGTGCGCGGCATCCAGCGACTGCAGGAGTACAGCGGCGGCGGATTCGGCGGCGTGCTCTTCCGCGCCCACGAGTGGGCGAACCGCGAGCAGACGCTCCGCTCGTACGAGCTGTTCGCGCGCTACGTCATGCCGCGCTTCCAGGGCTCGCTCGCCGCCGTCGAGGACTCCAACGCCTGGGCACGCAGCAATCGCAAATCGATCTTCGGCCCCAACGTGGAGGCGGTCCGCCGCGCGTTCACGGATGCCGGCCGCGAGATCCCAGCCGAATACCGCGAACGTACCGTTGGCGCCCGCGACTTACCCGAGGACAAAGACGGCGAATAG
- a CDS encoding SDR family oxidoreductase: MRVLVTGAASGIGRATCLRLARDARAKGEKAHIAAVDLAVTPALQQVAAELADLGAAALPLAGDMGSADAPGRVVAEAVTNFGGLDGLVSNAGINRPGPLVDYTVEDWDRLFAVNTRATWLLAKAAYPALKAARGAMVAIGSMSGSNAHANLGAYGPTKAAVIMLVKVLAQELGRDGIRVNAVSPGMVRTGMTEPVYADGEVAAARDALVPLGRVAGPEDMADVVAFLLGPDARYINGHDLVVDGGVTGNFLGRLPGIGKIPRANR; the protein is encoded by the coding sequence ATGCGGGTACTGGTCACGGGAGCAGCGAGCGGAATCGGGCGGGCGACGTGCCTGAGGCTCGCGCGCGATGCGCGGGCGAAGGGGGAAAAGGCGCACATCGCGGCGGTGGATCTCGCGGTGACGCCGGCGCTGCAGCAAGTCGCCGCCGAGCTGGCCGATCTCGGCGCCGCGGCGCTGCCTCTCGCCGGCGACATGGGCAGTGCGGACGCGCCTGGCCGGGTGGTGGCCGAGGCGGTGACGAATTTCGGCGGGCTCGACGGCCTCGTCAGCAACGCCGGCATCAACCGGCCCGGGCCGCTGGTGGACTACACCGTCGAGGACTGGGATCGCCTCTTCGCCGTGAACACGCGCGCGACCTGGCTTCTCGCCAAGGCCGCGTACCCCGCGCTGAAGGCCGCGCGCGGCGCCATGGTGGCGATCGGCTCGATGTCCGGCAGCAACGCACACGCGAACCTCGGCGCCTACGGACCCACCAAGGCCGCGGTGATCATGCTGGTGAAGGTGCTCGCGCAGGAGCTCGGCCGCGACGGCATCCGCGTGAACGCGGTCTCTCCGGGGATGGTCCGCACTGGCATGACGGAACCCGTGTACGCCGATGGCGAAGTCGCGGCGGCGCGCGACGCGCTGGTTCCGCTGGGCCGCGTCGCGGGGCCGGAGGACATGGCCGACGTGGTGGCGTTCCTCCTCGGACCCGACGCCCGCTACATCAACGGCCACGATCTCGTGGTGGACGGCGGCGTCACCGGCAACTTCCTCGGCCGCCTGCCCGGCATCGGCAAGATCCCGAGGGCGAATCGGTGA
- a CDS encoding serine hydrolase, with amino-acid sequence MSWAGRTRRRPLSVVLLALAVLVLVALVYYGGRIILVGNGYVAKTVCSGVFVMGRSPQPVLDEEIHLNDPGILRLVAVDVDRSGGTVTSRLLGLGGRTAVFRQGLGCTLALGVTPRDLAARGLPLPGAMPATIRTPWPAPTGAPAAPLDPAAVTAALDEAFAEPGAIPSRRTRAVVVAQNGRVIAERYAPGYGADSPLPGWSMTKSVVNALVGVLVREGRLALDEPLRVPEWATVGDPRGAITLRQALQMSSGLQFSESYGNPLGDVLWMLFGTGDAARFAAGKSLTAPPGTQWSYASGTTNIIARALRRAVGGGDEDYWLFPRRALFEPLGMASAVLEPDAAGDFVGSSFMLATAQDWARFGTLYLQDGIWGDRRVLPEGWVTFSTAPAPAAPDGVYAAHFWRRLGRDAYAPSGEDRLPADAYHAIGHEGQIMTIIPSRRLVVVRLGLAVGRGAWDQAAFLRRLLGAR; translated from the coding sequence GTGAGCTGGGCGGGCAGGACGCGTCGCCGCCCGCTGAGCGTCGTCCTGCTCGCCCTCGCCGTCCTCGTCCTCGTGGCGCTCGTCTACTACGGTGGCCGGATCATCCTGGTCGGCAACGGCTACGTGGCGAAGACGGTGTGCTCGGGCGTCTTCGTGATGGGACGCAGCCCCCAGCCGGTGCTCGACGAGGAGATCCACCTCAACGATCCCGGTATCCTGCGTCTGGTCGCGGTCGACGTGGACCGGAGCGGGGGGACCGTCACCAGCCGGCTGCTGGGCCTCGGTGGTCGGACGGCCGTCTTTCGCCAGGGCCTCGGGTGCACGCTCGCCCTGGGCGTCACTCCGCGCGACCTCGCGGCGCGTGGGCTGCCGTTGCCCGGTGCGATGCCGGCCACCATCCGCACGCCGTGGCCGGCGCCGACTGGCGCGCCCGCCGCGCCGCTCGATCCGGCGGCGGTGACCGCGGCGCTCGACGAGGCCTTCGCCGAGCCCGGCGCCATTCCCTCGCGCCGCACGCGCGCCGTCGTGGTGGCGCAGAACGGCCGCGTCATCGCCGAGCGCTACGCTCCCGGCTACGGCGCGGACTCGCCGCTGCCCGGGTGGTCGATGACCAAGAGCGTGGTCAACGCGCTGGTGGGCGTGCTGGTGCGCGAGGGGCGGCTGGCGCTCGACGAGCCGCTGCGAGTTCCGGAGTGGGCGACGGTGGGGGACCCGCGCGGCGCGATCACGCTGCGGCAGGCTCTCCAGATGTCCAGCGGGCTCCAGTTCTCCGAGAGCTACGGCAATCCCCTCGGCGACGTGCTCTGGATGCTGTTCGGCACGGGGGACGCGGCGCGCTTCGCCGCCGGCAAATCACTCACCGCGCCGCCGGGTACCCAGTGGTCCTACGCGAGCGGCACCACCAACATTATCGCCCGCGCCCTTCGCCGCGCGGTCGGCGGCGGCGACGAGGACTACTGGCTCTTCCCGCGGCGGGCGCTCTTCGAGCCGCTCGGCATGGCGAGCGCGGTGCTGGAGCCGGACGCCGCCGGTGACTTCGTGGGCTCGTCGTTCATGCTTGCCACCGCGCAGGACTGGGCCCGCTTCGGCACCCTCTACCTGCAGGACGGCATCTGGGGCGACAGGCGGGTGCTGCCCGAGGGCTGGGTCACCTTCAGTACTGCGCCGGCGCCCGCCGCACCGGACGGCGTCTACGCCGCCCATTTCTGGCGCCGCCTCGGGCGCGACGCCTACGCGCCGTCGGGCGAGGACAGGCTTCCCGCGGACGCCTACCACGCCATCGGCCACGAGGGGCAGATCATGACGATCATTCCCTCGCGCCGGCTGGTCGTGGTGCGGCTGGGCCTCGCCGTCGGTCGCGGCGCGTGGGACCAGGCGGCGTTCCTGCGGCGCCTACTCGGAGCGCGATGA
- the upp gene encoding uracil phosphoribosyltransferase, with protein MAGDVHVIDHPLVQHKLSLLRRKETSTSEFRALVAEIGMLLAYEVTRDLPTQATVVQTPLARMSASVLDGKKIVLVAILRAGTGILDGMLRILPSARVGHIGIYRDHATLAAVEYYAKVPKVMHDRDAIVMDPMVATGNSAVAAVNRLKETNPRSIKFVCLVSCPEGLRHFHAQHPDVPVYTAAVDSHLDDHGYIVPGLGDAGDRLFGTR; from the coding sequence ATGGCGGGCGACGTCCACGTCATCGATCATCCCCTGGTCCAGCACAAGCTCTCCCTGCTCCGGCGCAAGGAGACGAGCACCTCCGAGTTCCGCGCCCTCGTCGCCGAGATCGGGATGCTGCTGGCCTACGAGGTCACGCGCGACCTGCCCACCCAGGCCACCGTCGTTCAGACGCCTCTCGCCCGCATGAGCGCCTCCGTGCTGGACGGTAAGAAGATCGTGCTGGTCGCCATCCTTCGCGCCGGCACGGGCATCCTCGACGGCATGCTGCGCATCCTGCCCAGCGCGCGGGTCGGTCACATCGGGATCTACCGAGATCACGCGACCCTCGCCGCCGTCGAATACTACGCGAAGGTGCCCAAGGTCATGCACGACCGCGACGCCATCGTGATGGACCCAATGGTGGCCACGGGGAACTCGGCAGTCGCCGCGGTCAACCGGCTCAAGGAGACGAACCCGCGCTCCATCAAGTTCGTCTGCCTGGTCTCCTGCCCCGAGGGACTGCGCCACTTCCACGCGCAGCACCCCGACGTGCCCGTCTACACCGCCGCGGTGGACAGCCACCTCGACGATCACGGCTACATCGTGCCCGGGCTCGGGGACGCGGGCGACCGGCTCTTCGGGACTAGATAG
- a CDS encoding NAD-dependent succinate-semialdehyde dehydrogenase produces the protein MSIQTINPATGEVVEKFDPTSPAELERIVSGAHAAFQEWRAVPIVERAKPMREAARILRTRMTEFARTMTAEMGKPIAQGEAEAEKCAWTCEYYADHAEAMLRVDPRETDALRSYVRYDPLGVVLAIMPWNFPFWQVFRFAAPALMAGNGAILKHASNVSRCALQIEEVLRQAGFPRALFRTVLLESSAVSPLIADRRIAALTLTGSDVVGAKVAEQAGRELKKTVLELGGSDPFIVLGDADLAFTARGAADARLVNSGQSCIAAKRFIVVESVADRFLDLFKTELAARRMGDPLSRETQVGPQARLELRDALHRQVEESKKRGARVLLGGEIPKGPGAFYPPTLLAGVDKGMPAFDEETFGPVAAVIRAKDGMDAVHLANDSPFGLGASIWSRDLPGAEKLAAHVESGAVFVNGMVKSDPRLPFGGVKRSGYGRELSEFGIREFVNVKSVWVAAMGAAESSRSE, from the coding sequence ATGAGCATTCAAACCATCAATCCGGCGACCGGCGAGGTGGTGGAGAAGTTCGATCCCACGTCCCCCGCGGAGCTCGAACGTATCGTGAGCGGCGCGCACGCGGCCTTCCAGGAGTGGCGCGCGGTACCGATCGTCGAGCGCGCCAAGCCCATGCGGGAGGCCGCCCGCATCCTGCGCACGCGCATGACCGAATTCGCGCGCACGATGACGGCCGAGATGGGCAAGCCCATCGCCCAGGGCGAGGCCGAGGCCGAGAAGTGCGCGTGGACCTGCGAATACTACGCGGACCACGCCGAGGCGATGCTCCGGGTGGACCCGCGCGAGACGGACGCGCTGCGGAGCTACGTCCGCTACGATCCACTCGGCGTGGTGCTGGCGATCATGCCGTGGAACTTCCCCTTCTGGCAGGTGTTCCGCTTCGCGGCGCCGGCCTTGATGGCGGGCAACGGGGCCATCCTCAAGCACGCGTCCAATGTCTCGCGCTGCGCGCTGCAGATCGAGGAGGTGCTCCGGCAGGCGGGCTTCCCGCGCGCCCTCTTCCGCACCGTGCTGCTGGAATCCTCGGCGGTGAGCCCGCTCATCGCCGACCGGCGCATCGCGGCCCTCACCCTCACCGGCAGCGACGTGGTGGGCGCCAAGGTCGCGGAGCAGGCGGGCCGCGAGCTGAAGAAGACGGTGCTCGAGCTCGGCGGCAGCGATCCCTTCATCGTGCTGGGCGACGCCGACCTCGCCTTCACCGCGCGGGGCGCCGCCGACGCGCGGCTCGTCAACAGCGGTCAGAGCTGCATCGCAGCCAAGCGCTTCATCGTGGTCGAGTCGGTCGCCGATCGCTTCCTCGACCTCTTCAAGACGGAGCTGGCGGCGCGGCGCATGGGTGACCCCCTTTCGCGCGAGACCCAGGTCGGCCCGCAGGCCCGGCTCGAGCTTCGCGACGCGCTCCACCGGCAGGTGGAGGAGTCGAAGAAGCGGGGCGCGCGCGTGCTCCTCGGGGGCGAGATCCCGAAGGGGCCGGGCGCGTTCTACCCGCCCACCCTGCTCGCCGGAGTGGACAAGGGCATGCCCGCCTTCGACGAGGAGACCTTCGGGCCGGTGGCCGCGGTGATCCGCGCCAAGGACGGCATGGACGCGGTGCACCTCGCCAACGACTCCCCCTTCGGCCTGGGCGCGTCCATCTGGAGCCGCGATCTTCCGGGGGCGGAGAAGCTCGCCGCCCACGTCGAGTCGGGCGCGGTGTTCGTCAACGGCATGGTGAAGTCCGATCCGCGGCTGCCCTTCGGGGGCGTCAAGCGGTCGGGCTACGGGCGCGAGCTGTCCGAGTTCGGCATCCGCGAGTTCGTCAACGTGAAGTCGGTGTGGGTGGCCGCGATGGGCGCGGCGGAGTCATCGCGCTCCGAGTAG
- a CDS encoding LLM class flavin-dependent oxidoreductase: MSVPVKLGMFTMPFHHPGKNYAQLLEEDREAVILADRLGFSEAYVGEHFSSWSERITSPLIFLATVIPLTTQIRLGTGVLNLPQVHPGLVAAHAAMFDQLSGGRFIMGIGPGGLVSDLEMFDVGQAELRPQMVQESIDIVLRLWAQDPPYEINGRFWKFALKDAIWPEFKVGYIPRPLQQPHPPIAISIITPNSSTAKVAGEKGWIPVSGNFFHKRYLRGHWEKYVEGCEAVGRRPDPGVWRVSRSVLVTESDAEAEEYLADPASGLSFYYKFFIHSFSLGRKALFMIKPDVDLPDAETTVDAVKRGMIIAGSPSRVLDQLVALREEIGPFGTLLMAGHDWDRPALWKRSMELLATRVMPRFTRD, encoded by the coding sequence GTGAGCGTGCCCGTCAAGCTCGGGATGTTCACGATGCCGTTCCATCACCCGGGGAAGAACTACGCGCAGCTCCTCGAGGAAGACCGCGAGGCGGTGATCCTCGCCGACCGCCTGGGCTTCTCCGAGGCGTACGTGGGCGAGCATTTCTCGTCATGGAGCGAGCGGATCACCTCGCCCCTGATCTTCCTCGCCACCGTGATCCCTCTGACCACGCAGATCCGCCTCGGCACCGGCGTGCTGAATCTCCCCCAGGTGCATCCCGGCCTGGTCGCCGCGCACGCCGCCATGTTCGACCAGCTCTCGGGCGGGCGCTTCATCATGGGCATCGGCCCCGGCGGGCTGGTGTCGGACCTCGAGATGTTCGACGTGGGTCAGGCCGAGCTGCGACCGCAGATGGTGCAGGAGTCGATCGACATCGTGCTCCGGCTCTGGGCCCAAGACCCGCCCTACGAGATCAACGGCCGCTTCTGGAAATTCGCCCTGAAGGACGCGATCTGGCCCGAGTTCAAGGTGGGCTACATCCCCCGCCCGCTCCAGCAGCCGCACCCGCCGATCGCCATCTCGATCATCACGCCCAACTCGTCCACCGCGAAGGTGGCGGGCGAGAAGGGCTGGATCCCGGTCTCCGGCAATTTCTTCCACAAGCGCTACCTGCGAGGCCACTGGGAGAAGTACGTGGAGGGCTGCGAGGCGGTGGGGCGCCGTCCCGATCCCGGCGTGTGGCGCGTGTCGCGGAGCGTGCTCGTGACCGAGAGCGACGCCGAGGCCGAGGAGTACCTCGCGGATCCCGCCTCGGGGCTTTCCTTCTACTACAAGTTCTTCATCCACTCGTTCTCGCTGGGCCGGAAGGCGCTGTTCATGATCAAGCCCGACGTCGATCTCCCCGACGCCGAGACGACGGTGGATGCGGTCAAGCGCGGCATGATCATCGCCGGGAGCCCGTCCCGGGTGCTCGATCAACTGGTCGCGTTGCGCGAGGAGATCGGTCCGTTCGGCACCCTCCTCATGGCCGGGCACGACTGGGACCGCCCCGCCCTCTGGAAGCGCTCGATGGAGCTACTCGCCACCCGCGTGATGCCCCGCTTCACGCGGGACTAG
- a CDS encoding peroxiredoxin family protein → MAALRWGQPAPGFSLPSTLGRPVTLEEYRGQDVVLAFYCYDWGNIUTPELTGLGQAADELARRGAAMLAISGDSPFCHEAYMKARRFPFPLLSDVHRTAIAAYGVHDTDRNVAYRSTFVVDRDGNLRWGQAGDRQMVRESAEIFRVLDVIARLR, encoded by the coding sequence ATGGCTGCGCTTCGCTGGGGTCAGCCCGCGCCCGGATTCTCGCTGCCGTCGACGCTGGGGCGTCCCGTCACCCTGGAGGAGTATCGGGGCCAGGATGTGGTGCTCGCGTTCTACTGCTACGACTGGGGCAACATCTGAACGCCCGAGCTCACCGGCCTGGGTCAGGCCGCGGACGAGCTCGCCCGTCGGGGCGCGGCGATGCTGGCGATCAGCGGGGACTCGCCCTTCTGCCACGAGGCCTACATGAAGGCCCGGCGGTTTCCCTTCCCGCTGCTGAGTGACGTCCACCGGACCGCCATCGCCGCCTACGGCGTACACGACACCGATCGGAACGTGGCGTACCGCTCGACCTTCGTGGTGGATCGCGACGGGAACCTGCGTTGGGGCCAGGCGGGCGACCGACAGATGGTGCGCGAGAGCGCGGAGATCTTCCGCGTGCTCGACGTGATCGCGCGGCTTCGCTGA